A DNA window from Syntrophomonadaceae bacterium contains the following coding sequences:
- a CDS encoding TRAP transporter large permease, whose protein sequence is MAGLLFGTLIILFMLGLPIALAIGLTSITVLMTAGVNLIVLPQRMFAGTDSFPLVAVPFFILAGDLLAKGRVSEKLVEFAESIFGFLRGGLWVVSVLASMFFAAISGSGAATTAAVGTPLVPELKKKNYQPEFSAALIAAGGCTGVVIPPSVPMVLYAVIANESVSRLFLNGFIPGILMGGVLIAIALREAARNNYPRGAAFSFANVWQTLKGAFWGLMTPVIILGGIFSGFFTPTEAAVIAVNWALFVAVFIYKDLGWRDVFNIITRSAVTMSVVMFIIATSSVLSWVLANWQIPSIIANAVLSLSENKYVILLLINVIILVAGVFMETASALIILTPVFLPLIIHLEVSLIHFGIIMVLGLAIGMITPPVAINLYVASTITQLPIERISRAVIPMVLSLISVLLLITYLPLFVDVIF, encoded by the coding sequence ATGGCCGGCCTCTTGTTCGGCACCTTAATTATTTTGTTTATGCTTGGGTTGCCGATTGCTTTGGCAATCGGATTAACCTCAATAACTGTTCTTATGACTGCGGGGGTAAATCTGATTGTGCTTCCGCAAAGAATGTTTGCCGGCACAGACTCCTTCCCTCTGGTGGCGGTGCCTTTTTTTATTCTGGCAGGGGATTTGCTGGCTAAAGGCAGGGTGTCAGAAAAACTGGTGGAGTTTGCGGAGTCTATTTTCGGTTTCCTCCGGGGTGGGCTTTGGGTAGTATCCGTGCTGGCTTCCATGTTTTTTGCCGCTATTTCCGGTTCTGGTGCAGCTACCACGGCGGCTGTGGGCACACCTTTGGTACCTGAACTGAAGAAAAAAAACTACCAGCCGGAATTTTCCGCAGCTTTGATTGCTGCCGGCGGCTGTACGGGAGTGGTGATTCCCCCGTCAGTGCCAATGGTGCTTTATGCGGTAATTGCCAACGAGTCTGTCAGCCGTCTGTTTCTAAATGGTTTCATCCCAGGCATCTTGATGGGTGGTGTGCTGATTGCCATTGCTCTGCGGGAGGCAGCCAGAAATAATTACCCCCGGGGAGCAGCTTTTTCTTTCGCCAATGTATGGCAAACCCTGAAGGGTGCTTTCTGGGGGCTGATGACACCGGTCATTATCCTGGGCGGGATTTTTTCCGGCTTTTTTACCCCCACCGAAGCAGCGGTAATTGCTGTGAACTGGGCGCTGTTTGTGGCCGTATTTATTTACAAGGACCTGGGCTGGCGGGATGTATTTAATATCATTACCAGGTCTGCTGTTACCATGTCTGTGGTCATGTTTATCATTGCAACCTCCAGCGTTTTAAGCTGGGTGCTGGCTAACTGGCAGATCCCTTCCATTATTGCTAATGCGGTTTTAAGCCTGTCTGAGAATAAGTATGTGATCTTGCTCCTGATCAATGTTATTATTCTTGTGGCCGGGGTATTTATGGAGACAGCGTCTGCCTTAATTATTCTGACGCCGGTTTTTTTGCCGCTGATAATCCATCTGGAGGTCAGCCTGATCCATTTTGGGATCATCATGGTTCTGGGCTTGGCCATCGGGATGATCACTCCGCCGGTTGCGATTAACCTTTATGTTGCCAGCACTATTACCCAGCTGCCGATTGAGCGGATCAGCCGGGCAGTGATTCCAATGGTACTAAGCCTGATTTCAGTTCTGTTGCTAATCACCTATTTGCCACTGTTTGTGGATGTTATCTTTTAA
- a CDS encoding TRAP transporter small permease translates to MIVLLQKVSNAVDWLITRLVFLLIIALIIVISLQIVSRIFFSAFSWTEELSRYLLVWSTFLGASMAYKRKSHIAVTFAADLLRGLAKTITRWIVNLLTVAFLAVAIYYSVKMISLQVFQVSPALGISMSHVYISLPLGFTAMFIHALSMMAEELFPGREVRS, encoded by the coding sequence ATGATTGTATTATTGCAAAAAGTTAGCAACGCGGTGGACTGGCTGATAACCAGACTGGTGTTCCTGCTGATTATAGCTTTAATAATAGTAATTTCCCTGCAAATCGTCAGCCGTATTTTTTTCTCGGCGTTTTCCTGGACAGAAGAACTATCCAGGTACCTTTTGGTTTGGAGTACTTTTTTAGGGGCCAGCATGGCATATAAACGGAAAAGCCATATTGCGGTTACCTTTGCCGCAGACCTTCTGCGGGGCCTTGCAAAGACTATCACAAGGTGGATTGTCAACCTATTAACAGTTGCTTTCTTGGCTGTGGCCATCTATTATTCTGTAAAGATGATCAGTCTGCAGGTCTTTCAGGTTTCTCCCGCTCTGGGTATTTCTATGAGTCATGTCTATATTAGCCTTCCGCTGGGGTTTACTGCCATGTTTATTCATGCCTTATCAATGATGGCAGAAGAACTGTTTCCGGGCAGGGAGGTGCGAAGCTGA
- a CDS encoding TRAP transporter substrate-binding protein — protein MLKKGWVLLAVLLVLALTFAAGCGGTKTGQDTKPAEPKGPAKQEARVIRLAHVVNEQDPYHVAAMKFKEIVEAKTAGNVKVEIFPNAVLGDERTLLEGMQMGTVDMGIITNGPVANFLPKIAVFEMPFLFSKREDAYAVLDGPIGQNILKELETVKLKGLAYAERGFRNLTNSKRPVLAPADVKGLKIRVMQNPVYIDLFNTLGANAVPMAWAEALTALQQGTIDGQENPVNVAYAFKLFETQKYFSMTRHTYAPALFVMSLDVFNKNFTPETQKILVDAAKEAAAHQRNWIAENEARQLKEIEAKGMQISYPDLAPFREAAKPVYLKYSDRFGNLITEIEAQLGKK, from the coding sequence ATGTTGAAAAAGGGTTGGGTGTTACTGGCAGTACTTTTAGTTCTGGCGCTTACGTTTGCAGCCGGCTGCGGCGGAACAAAAACGGGGCAGGATACCAAGCCGGCTGAGCCTAAGGGGCCCGCAAAGCAAGAGGCCCGGGTAATTAGGTTGGCTCATGTGGTTAATGAGCAGGATCCCTATCATGTTGCGGCAATGAAGTTCAAGGAAATTGTTGAAGCTAAAACTGCGGGAAATGTAAAGGTGGAAATATTCCCGAATGCGGTGTTGGGAGACGAGCGCACCCTTTTGGAAGGAATGCAGATGGGCACTGTTGATATGGGCATTATAACCAACGGTCCCGTAGCAAATTTTCTGCCCAAGATTGCCGTATTTGAAATGCCTTTCTTGTTTTCCAAGCGGGAAGACGCTTACGCTGTTTTAGACGGGCCGATCGGCCAGAACATTTTAAAAGAACTGGAAACAGTGAAACTTAAAGGTTTAGCCTATGCAGAACGTGGGTTTAGGAACCTCACCAATTCCAAACGGCCTGTGCTTGCCCCGGCTGATGTGAAAGGCTTGAAAATTCGCGTTATGCAAAACCCAGTGTATATTGATCTTTTTAATACCTTAGGTGCTAACGCTGTCCCAATGGCCTGGGCGGAAGCCCTGACGGCGCTGCAGCAGGGGACCATTGACGGGCAGGAGAATCCGGTCAATGTAGCATATGCCTTTAAACTTTTTGAAACCCAGAAGTATTTCTCCATGACCAGGCATACCTATGCTCCTGCGCTGTTTGTGATGAGCCTGGATGTATTTAACAAGAACTTCACTCCTGAAACCCAGAAGATACTGGTTGACGCTGCCAAGGAAGCAGCTGCCCATCAGCGGAACTGGATTGCCGAAAATGAGGCGAGGCAATTGAAAGAAATTGAGGCTAAGGGTATGCAGATCAGCTATCCCGACCTAGCGCCTTTCAGAGAAGCGGCGAAGCCTGTTTACCTGAAATATAGCGACCGGTTTGGCAACCTCATTACCGAAATTGAGGCTCAACTGGGCAAAAAATAA
- the phoR gene encoding phosphate regulon sensor histidine kinase PhoR yields the protein MFYGIRAKVTQTYLILACGTLLVLGVFLLWLLKGYFLANLENNLLTQTKIVQTVFSGPIIEGRGAGEINDLAGRLGKEAGLRVTVIGKDGNVLGDSIENYTMMENHLSSPEIRAALSGKTGISTRYNSALQTEMLYIALPVRGPDSIAGAVRLAVPNTQVKQDLNRLWHLLGIAVFVAGIFSILLGLRLASSITNPLKEVSQAAKFIATGNLHHRVRLRRNDEIGSLAQTINEMAATINDKVNEISSSRQRLATILHHLVSGVIVLDPGVKVQMANAAAIRFLGMTEKTMTGRHLLEVVRHPELNERVAAMAKGEEDGMLEISLIYPEERVLQVYLAVIPGGEKRIAGFLLVMHDITAIRRLEQIRKDFVANVSHELKTPITSIKGFAETLLDGTLEDPVTARRFLEIIDREAIRLSDLVDELLDLSRLEAMKEIPERQPVQIADLVGEVLAEFEQRLAAGRLRFRVEFPQQQIPVVSGSRVRLKQVLVNLVDNAVKYTPAGGEISVGAQMENQVLKVWVKDSGEGIPAHDIGRVFERFYRVDKGRSRRSGGTGLGLAIVKHIIENHGGRVGVESRLGSGSTFFFFLPVN from the coding sequence ATGTTCTACGGCATCAGGGCTAAAGTGACACAAACCTATCTGATTCTGGCTTGTGGTACCTTGCTGGTGCTGGGTGTCTTTTTGTTGTGGCTCTTAAAAGGTTATTTTTTGGCTAATCTGGAAAATAATCTTTTGACCCAGACGAAGATAGTCCAAACTGTATTTTCTGGCCCGATAATCGAAGGTAGGGGAGCAGGGGAGATTAATGACCTTGCCGGACGCCTGGGTAAGGAGGCTGGTCTCAGGGTTACGGTGATCGGGAAAGACGGTAATGTTTTAGGAGACAGCATTGAAAATTATACCATGATGGAGAACCATTTATCCAGTCCGGAAATCCGGGCAGCTTTGAGCGGTAAAACAGGAATCTCTACCCGTTACAACAGTGCCCTGCAGACGGAGATGCTCTATATCGCTCTGCCTGTAAGGGGGCCGGATAGTATTGCGGGGGCAGTGCGGCTGGCAGTGCCCAATACCCAGGTGAAACAAGACCTTAACCGCCTGTGGCATCTGCTGGGGATAGCTGTTTTTGTTGCCGGAATTTTTTCGATCCTGCTCGGTCTTCGCCTGGCGTCTTCAATAACGAATCCGTTGAAGGAGGTAAGCCAGGCTGCCAAGTTTATTGCTACTGGTAATCTCCACCACCGGGTTCGCCTCAGACGAAATGACGAAATTGGTTCCCTTGCCCAAACAATTAATGAAATGGCCGCTACCATCAATGACAAGGTAAACGAAATATCTTCCTCCCGCCAAAGGTTAGCCACAATTTTGCATCACCTGGTCAGCGGGGTAATAGTTTTAGACCCTGGGGTCAAGGTGCAAATGGCTAATGCGGCAGCAATACGTTTTCTGGGAATGACTGAAAAGACCATGACTGGCCGGCATCTCCTGGAAGTGGTGCGCCATCCGGAATTGAATGAACGGGTAGCGGCCATGGCAAAGGGGGAGGAGGACGGGATGCTGGAAATTAGCTTGATCTACCCGGAAGAGAGGGTTTTGCAGGTCTACCTGGCTGTGATACCGGGCGGGGAAAAAAGAATCGCCGGATTTTTGCTGGTGATGCACGATATTACTGCCATTCGCCGGCTGGAGCAGATCCGCAAGGACTTTGTCGCCAATGTTTCCCATGAATTAAAGACTCCAATTACGTCCATCAAGGGGTTTGCCGAAACTCTCCTGGATGGGACCCTCGAAGATCCGGTGACAGCCCGCCGTTTTCTGGAGATTATTGACCGGGAAGCCATCCGCCTGTCTGACCTTGTTGACGAGCTGTTGGACCTGTCCCGGTTGGAAGCCATGAAGGAGATCCCAGAGCGGCAGCCGGTGCAGATCGCAGATCTGGTGGGAGAAGTTCTGGCTGAGTTTGAGCAAAGGCTGGCTGCCGGGAGGCTGCGATTCCGGGTAGAGTTTCCCCAGCAACAAATACCGGTTGTTTCCGGCAGCAGGGTACGTTTGAAGCAAGTGCTGGTAAATCTGGTAGACAATGCAGTAAAGTATACCCCTGCAGGAGGGGAGATCTCGGTTGGGGCGCAGATGGAGAATCAGGTGCTTAAGGTCTGGGTTAAAGACTCAGGTGAAGGTATTCCTGCTCATGATATAGGCCGGGTTTTTGAACGGTTTTACCGGGTGGATAAAGGCCGCTCCCGTCGTTCAGGCGGGACCGGGCTCGGGTTAGCTATTGTTAAACACATTATCGAGAACCACGGCGGCCGGGTGGGTGTGGAGAGCCGCCTGGGCAGCGGCAGCACATTTTTCTTTTTCCTTCCGGTTAATTAA